From Spirosoma aerolatum, one genomic window encodes:
- a CDS encoding T9SS type A sorting domain-containing protein translates to MKTSRVYSRFSKFCQLFCFLLSAQALHAQTFNGQPALLDSPTQLQAVIYPVNNEPSTIRVNVNNPKGGSVRVVIRDEKGKVYYDEFESDGRFRRAFDLSSVPAGIYTVELSKNRERLLRTFMIEPPVASHITLIDKSDQQIPVSSVSKKLIVDN, encoded by the coding sequence ATGAAAACGAGCCGCGTTTACTCTCGCTTCAGCAAATTTTGCCAGCTATTTTGTTTTCTGCTTTCTGCCCAGGCCCTGCATGCGCAAACGTTTAATGGACAGCCAGCGCTACTGGACTCTCCGACTCAGTTGCAGGCTGTTATTTACCCTGTAAACAACGAGCCGTCCACGATTCGAGTTAACGTCAATAATCCAAAAGGAGGCTCCGTTCGGGTTGTTATTCGGGATGAGAAAGGCAAAGTGTATTACGATGAATTTGAATCAGATGGCCGCTTTCGTCGCGCTTTCGATTTATCGTCGGTGCCAGCGGGAATATACACGGTCGAGTTGAGTAAAAATAGAGAACGACTACTGCGTACATTCATGATTGAACCCCCTGTGGCAAGCCATATCACGCTGATTGATAAGTCTGATCAGCAAATACCTGTTTCATCGGTTAGTAAAAAGCTAATAGTCGATAATTAG
- a CDS encoding RNA polymerase sigma factor has protein sequence MSLFSRHLADAEIIEGLLAGGVTRLTAENRLYGKYLFLIRDGVRKHQLSDDDCATIYADTILAAIEQISSGRFEGRSELRTYLYQIFTNKCVDFIRKKTTNRQSVHQAISLDDSLMQLPDSARSVVQKLIDQSDWERLLQQLRSLGEKCYQMLLAWGEGYSDEEIAQQMSYHTASVAKTSRLRCLERLRDAYNQIKK, from the coding sequence ATGAGCCTCTTTTCCAGACATTTAGCCGATGCCGAGATTATCGAAGGCCTGCTTGCGGGTGGGGTTACGCGGCTGACTGCAGAGAACCGGCTTTATGGAAAATACCTCTTCCTAATTCGGGATGGAGTTCGAAAACATCAGCTTTCGGACGACGATTGTGCTACCATATATGCTGATACCATTCTGGCAGCGATTGAGCAGATCAGCAGTGGGCGTTTTGAGGGCCGTTCCGAACTCAGGACCTACCTCTATCAGATTTTTACGAACAAATGCGTTGACTTTATTCGAAAAAAAACGACTAATCGGCAAAGCGTTCATCAGGCGATTTCGCTCGATGATTCGCTCATGCAACTGCCCGACTCAGCCCGATCGGTTGTTCAGAAACTTATCGATCAAAGTGATTGGGAGCGTCTGCTTCAGCAACTACGTAGTTTGGGAGAGAAATGCTATCAGATGTTACTGGCCTGGGGAGAAGGCTATTCAGATGAAGAAATTGCGCAACAGATGAGCTATCATACGGCTTCTGTCGCCAAAACCAGCCGACTGCGATGCCTGGAACGCTTACGAGATGCTTATAATCAGATAAAAAAATGA
- a CDS encoding S8/S53 family peptidase, protein MTRTFRLSLWGAIVFTVASLLGGCFNLTGDRFSSVSLTNADFEAMRAVVNYNSLNITVSHPIAASAIQQAFHNQFSQLPPDSIKVRSCPCDTTLVNITLPASWTIEGQGGNLAARPPDGATEGTVALPGINLSGVNYPISTYDDDQTGSGSDETIEKNLANTINLMNKQPDRSIKIAVFDSGLNPGYLPKGLSTHLTSQCQNGHSNTGLVAENSQSGWNFVADGALPTNTLDSGNIHHGSRVANLLAKQFNGSLIAPHIIPMRVLDKNRIGDLFGLMCAMETARLNGVNVFNMSLGYYGAEDALLKRYFTRAVDNNIWIVVAAGNARPYEPLTMNRDLATMDTTFYPAAFSLQSGFDKLLVATTVLTPGGKVVASARQNYGQAIVLGVWADIDWMNTGEGRLRLATPAETKAGTDLFIFGTSYATPIITGRLARSLAENPGAIASSADLLQLMNKGNSGDQVRGNRFFRSTP, encoded by the coding sequence ATGACCCGTACCTTTCGCTTGTCGCTCTGGGGCGCTATTGTCTTTACAGTAGCCAGTTTACTAGGGGGTTGCTTCAACTTGACGGGAGACCGTTTCTCTTCCGTAAGCCTCACAAATGCTGACTTTGAGGCAATGCGAGCTGTTGTCAATTACAACTCCTTGAATATTACGGTCAGCCATCCCATAGCCGCAAGCGCCATCCAGCAGGCTTTTCATAACCAGTTTTCCCAACTCCCACCTGACTCCATAAAAGTCCGCTCCTGCCCTTGTGATACAACCTTAGTGAATATCACGCTTCCCGCTAGTTGGACGATTGAAGGACAAGGAGGCAACCTCGCAGCTCGCCCACCTGATGGAGCAACAGAAGGTACTGTAGCTTTACCCGGCATTAATTTATCGGGTGTCAATTATCCTATTTCAACATACGACGACGACCAAACCGGCAGCGGTTCAGATGAAACTATTGAGAAAAATCTGGCGAATACGATCAATTTAATGAATAAGCAGCCAGATAGGAGTATTAAAATAGCCGTATTTGATTCGGGTCTGAATCCCGGTTACCTACCTAAAGGCCTATCTACTCATTTAACCAGCCAATGCCAAAATGGACATTCCAATACAGGCCTCGTTGCAGAAAATAGCCAATCAGGCTGGAATTTTGTTGCAGATGGCGCACTCCCAACCAATACGCTGGACAGTGGCAACATCCATCATGGTTCACGAGTCGCTAACCTGTTAGCCAAACAATTTAATGGTAGCCTAATAGCTCCACACATTATACCCATGCGGGTGCTGGATAAAAACCGTATAGGTGATTTATTTGGGCTGATGTGTGCGATGGAAACGGCTCGCTTAAATGGGGTTAACGTATTTAACATGAGTCTGGGTTACTATGGGGCTGAGGATGCTTTGTTGAAACGTTATTTTACCCGAGCCGTTGACAACAACATCTGGATTGTAGTAGCGGCTGGCAACGCCAGACCATATGAGCCACTGACGATGAACCGTGACTTAGCGACGATGGATACCACCTTTTATCCGGCTGCTTTCAGTCTGCAATCTGGTTTCGATAAACTGCTGGTGGCAACCACAGTACTTACACCAGGGGGCAAAGTTGTGGCTTCTGCCCGACAAAACTACGGACAGGCTATCGTATTGGGAGTTTGGGCCGATATAGACTGGATGAATACAGGAGAAGGTCGTTTACGGTTAGCTACCCCTGCCGAAACGAAGGCTGGCACTGATTTATTTATTTTCGGAACCTCTTATGCAACTCCCATCATAACAGGAAGGCTAGCCAGGTCTTTAGCCGAAAACCCTGGGGCTATAGCTAGTTCGGCCGATTTACTTCAGCTTATGAATAAAGGGAACAGTGGTGATCAGGTAAGAGGTAATCGATTTTTCCGATCCACTCCATAG
- a CDS encoding CHAT domain-containing protein, with amino-acid sequence MKPACLLIVVTLAGLLPNAVAQCPDREAVYEQLRSIEQLSDNTSIIKAATQLATQCDRCRATKDSVYAKLMHILGRSYWQSGQLDQGIAYTRKAIAINSLQTPLAREANLANSYNNLGQQLAEKNQYLAAHSVFDQAIRIAKKYPEKYFVGAIALVKKADLYFLQGDYQKANDIAKEGFALAKRANDIKMMVQNLAQQMQALLEMHRYSDAKKILNAALPLTHLLNNPKTEAYILTQEALLNTALGHYKAVIDTYQKAFEANKKADFRYGCAQTLTNLGFFYQLKMGNQVEAIRLYKQALTYLDDPNDQARVLDNLGTIYQQQKRYNEALTYFQKALLTLSIGFSEASFSANPSANVIQRIAKKEYFLTLVQDKADTWLDWGKETNNNPARLSNALKTYTLADTIIDYMRWEHTGQQSKLFWRDKTHRLYEQAIETCFRLKDAASAYRFIEKSRAVLLNDKLNELGANRQLSPKQAIEEERLQKRVSDWQTKLLTEKPNTSAYTKALDSLHTAQEQREAFVHQLEQTNPVYYRYKYDNSVLSLSQVQTQLAKRDASLVTYFVGDSSLYALGISPSGTKLIKLAASGYTTLANTLLALDASSDAQNQQFTRYLSVSNQLYNQLLYPLALKPGRVIVSPDGMLLPFEALSVSATKPDFLVNRYAFSYAYSINRLFKESIATSTGWANRTGSFLGMAPVRFSTRLNQLPLPGSNMVLQRIGDQFSSPTLLTGKLATRQAFRQQADTYQVIQLFTHAEADTLGHEPALFFSDSALHLSELSGSSLLSTELIGLSACKTGIGANQLGEGVFSLARGFTALGVPSILTTLWNVESEATYDLTERFYTKLAEGLPKDFALQQAKIDYLASVDLSGQLPNQWAGLLLIGDAEPLKKSMALVAWSAGLGILALGGIWWFSRRKRATSDT; translated from the coding sequence ATGAAACCAGCCTGTCTGCTTATCGTTGTTACTCTGGCCGGGCTATTGCCCAATGCCGTTGCTCAATGTCCTGACCGGGAAGCGGTATACGAGCAACTGCGATCCATTGAACAGCTCTCCGATAATACATCCATTATCAAAGCGGCCACTCAACTAGCGACTCAATGTGATCGCTGTAGAGCAACAAAGGATTCCGTTTACGCGAAACTGATGCATATTTTAGGCAGAAGTTATTGGCAAAGTGGTCAGTTGGATCAAGGTATTGCTTATACCCGAAAAGCTATTGCTATTAACAGTCTGCAAACTCCTCTTGCCCGTGAAGCTAATTTGGCCAACAGCTATAATAATCTTGGACAACAATTGGCCGAGAAGAATCAGTACTTAGCTGCTCATTCAGTCTTTGATCAAGCCATTCGCATTGCCAAGAAATATCCTGAAAAGTATTTCGTTGGTGCCATTGCTCTTGTAAAAAAAGCTGATTTATATTTTTTACAAGGCGATTATCAAAAAGCGAATGATATAGCTAAGGAAGGATTTGCACTAGCCAAACGGGCCAATGACATCAAAATGATGGTTCAAAATCTAGCTCAGCAGATGCAAGCCCTATTGGAAATGCATAGATATTCCGATGCAAAAAAAATTCTTAATGCCGCCCTACCTTTGACGCATTTATTAAATAATCCCAAAACTGAAGCATATATACTCACTCAGGAAGCTCTATTAAACACAGCTTTAGGCCATTATAAAGCAGTAATCGACACGTATCAGAAAGCGTTTGAGGCTAACAAAAAAGCCGATTTTAGGTATGGCTGCGCCCAAACGCTGACGAATCTTGGTTTTTTCTACCAACTCAAAATGGGAAATCAAGTGGAGGCAATTAGGCTTTATAAACAGGCACTTACTTACCTTGACGACCCTAACGACCAGGCCAGAGTGCTGGACAATCTCGGTACGATCTATCAACAGCAGAAACGTTATAACGAAGCCCTTACCTATTTCCAGAAGGCACTTTTAACGCTGTCTATCGGGTTTAGTGAAGCAAGTTTTTCGGCCAACCCTTCTGCGAATGTCATTCAGCGGATCGCAAAGAAGGAATATTTTTTGACCCTAGTTCAGGACAAAGCTGACACCTGGCTCGATTGGGGCAAAGAGACGAACAACAATCCAGCCCGGCTCAGTAATGCCCTGAAAACCTATACGCTGGCCGATACCATTATTGACTATATGCGCTGGGAGCATACCGGGCAACAGTCGAAACTATTCTGGCGTGACAAAACGCATCGGCTATATGAACAGGCCATTGAAACCTGTTTCCGGCTCAAGGATGCTGCTAGTGCTTATCGTTTTATTGAGAAGAGTCGGGCGGTGTTGCTCAACGATAAACTGAACGAACTGGGAGCCAATCGTCAGCTTTCGCCGAAGCAGGCTATCGAAGAAGAACGGCTTCAGAAACGGGTAAGCGACTGGCAAACCAAACTACTGACTGAAAAGCCGAACACATCTGCTTATACAAAGGCACTCGATAGTCTGCACACGGCTCAGGAACAACGGGAAGCGTTTGTTCACCAGCTCGAACAGACCAACCCCGTCTATTATCGATACAAGTACGACAATAGCGTACTGTCGCTCAGTCAGGTGCAGACGCAGCTAGCCAAACGAGACGCGTCGCTGGTCACGTATTTTGTAGGCGATAGTAGCCTGTATGCACTAGGAATTAGCCCAAGTGGAACAAAACTGATCAAGCTAGCGGCATCAGGCTATACTACCTTAGCCAATACGCTGCTCGCGCTGGATGCCAGTTCGGATGCTCAAAACCAGCAGTTTACCCGCTACCTGTCTGTTTCCAATCAGTTATACAACCAATTACTGTACCCCTTGGCTCTCAAGCCAGGCCGGGTCATTGTTTCGCCCGATGGCATGCTACTGCCATTCGAGGCTCTGAGCGTATCGGCTACTAAACCCGATTTTTTGGTCAATCGCTATGCCTTTAGCTATGCCTATTCCATCAATCGCCTATTTAAAGAATCAATTGCGACCAGCACTGGATGGGCTAACCGAACAGGTTCATTTCTGGGAATGGCGCCCGTCCGGTTTTCGACCCGATTAAATCAGCTTCCCCTGCCCGGCTCCAATATGGTACTGCAACGTATTGGGGATCAGTTTTCCTCGCCGACTTTATTAACCGGAAAGCTGGCCACACGCCAGGCTTTCAGGCAACAGGCCGATACGTATCAGGTAATCCAACTTTTTACCCATGCCGAAGCCGATACCCTAGGTCATGAACCTGCTTTATTCTTTTCGGATTCAGCCCTTCACCTATCTGAGTTATCAGGCAGTAGTTTATTGTCAACTGAGTTGATTGGTCTATCGGCCTGTAAAACGGGAATTGGCGCCAATCAACTCGGCGAAGGCGTATTTAGTCTGGCACGAGGATTTACTGCCCTGGGCGTTCCTAGTATCCTGACGACCCTTTGGAATGTGGAAAGTGAGGCCACCTACGATCTAACCGAACGGTTTTATACGAAGCTGGCTGAGGGATTACCCAAAGATTTTGCGCTTCAACAAGCCAAAATCGATTATCTGGCCAGCGTTGATTTATCGGGTCAGTTACCTAACCAATGGGCCGGTCTATTACTGATTGGTGATGCTGAACCCCTTAAAAAAAGCATGGCATTGGTAGCCTGGAGCGCAGGGCTAGGCATATTAGCACTAGGTGGTATCTGGTGGTTCAGCCGACGAAAACGGGCTACTTCAGACACATGA
- a CDS encoding fumarylacetoacetate hydrolase family protein: MKLFRFGLPDHEHPGVLLPTGQHIDVTHFGEDYDESFFASNGPERLAHWLTAHAHTCPEVTPDRFGPCVKRPSKIVCVGLNYAKHAAETNAPVPSEPILFFKSTTALSGPNDTIVIPKRSEKTDWEVELAIIIGKRASYVELDDAFDYIAGYAVHNDYSERAWQLERNGQWVKGKSADTFAPLGPYMVTKHEVPEPNNLPLWLNLNGEQLQNSNTDDMIFNVPTLVSYISQFMTLLPGDVISTGTPAGVGMGLKPQRFLKPGDVVELGIEGLGSQKQVAVSFQ, translated from the coding sequence ATGAAACTTTTCCGCTTCGGCTTACCCGACCACGAACACCCTGGTGTTTTACTACCCACCGGCCAGCACATTGACGTCACCCATTTTGGCGAAGACTACGACGAATCATTTTTCGCCAGCAACGGCCCCGAACGACTCGCCCACTGGCTGACGGCCCATGCCCATACCTGTCCCGAAGTAACTCCTGACCGCTTCGGCCCTTGTGTGAAACGGCCTTCCAAAATCGTGTGCGTTGGCCTGAACTACGCCAAACATGCGGCAGAAACCAATGCACCCGTTCCGTCGGAGCCCATACTGTTTTTCAAGTCGACAACGGCGCTCAGTGGGCCAAACGATACCATCGTGATTCCAAAACGCTCCGAAAAAACGGACTGGGAAGTTGAATTGGCCATTATCATCGGCAAACGGGCCAGTTACGTTGAGCTGGACGACGCCTTCGATTACATTGCTGGCTATGCTGTTCACAATGACTACAGCGAACGGGCGTGGCAACTGGAGCGCAATGGGCAATGGGTGAAAGGCAAAAGCGCCGACACGTTTGCCCCACTGGGGCCTTACATGGTTACGAAACATGAAGTGCCTGAACCCAATAACCTTCCGCTGTGGCTGAACCTCAACGGCGAGCAACTTCAGAACTCGAATACCGACGACATGATTTTCAACGTGCCAACGTTGGTCAGCTATATTAGCCAGTTTATGACGTTGCTCCCTGGCGATGTGATCTCGACAGGTACGCCAGCTGGTGTCGGTATGGGCCTGAAACCCCAGCGTTTCCTGAAACCCGGCGATGTGGTTGAACTAGGGATCGAAGGGCTGGGATCGCAAAAGCAGGTAGCCGTAAGTTTTCAATGA
- a CDS encoding amidohydrolase family protein, translating to MTIDSHQHFWHFDPVRDSWINDAMVVIQRDFLPADLEPVLKENGIDGCVAVQASQSEEETLFLVRMAQSYDIVKGVVGWIDLQSDRLNERLIALSAHSQIKGYRHVAQAEPDDFLARPPVIEGIRQLAEFGLTYDILIYPSQLKAALQLVRAVPEVNFVIDHLAKPYITKKEINRWSNYMTQLASQPNVSCKLSGMVTEADWQNWSKQDFFPYLDVVFEQFGPDRLMFGSDWPVCLVAANYTQVKTLVEDYVAPWGDEVRAKVFGANAVSFYRLT from the coding sequence ATGACCATTGATTCGCACCAGCATTTCTGGCATTTCGACCCCGTTCGTGACAGTTGGATTAACGACGCCATGGTCGTCATCCAGCGCGATTTTCTACCTGCCGATTTAGAACCTGTCCTCAAAGAAAACGGCATTGATGGCTGTGTAGCCGTGCAGGCATCGCAATCGGAAGAGGAAACGCTTTTTCTGGTTAGGATGGCCCAATCCTACGATATTGTGAAAGGGGTTGTTGGTTGGATCGATTTACAGTCAGATCGTTTAAACGAGCGCTTAATAGCTTTATCAGCTCATAGTCAGATCAAAGGGTATCGACACGTTGCCCAGGCAGAGCCCGACGACTTTCTGGCCCGGCCCCCTGTTATTGAAGGAATTCGTCAACTGGCTGAGTTTGGCCTGACGTACGATATTCTGATTTACCCCAGCCAGTTGAAAGCGGCACTGCAACTGGTACGCGCTGTACCGGAGGTCAACTTCGTCATTGACCACCTCGCCAAGCCCTACATTACGAAAAAGGAAATCAATCGGTGGTCCAATTATATGACCCAACTGGCCAGCCAGCCAAACGTCTCCTGCAAACTATCAGGTATGGTTACCGAAGCCGACTGGCAGAACTGGAGCAAGCAGGATTTCTTTCCCTATCTGGATGTGGTCTTCGAGCAATTCGGCCCCGACCGGCTCATGTTTGGCTCCGACTGGCCGGTCTGTCTGGTAGCCGCCAATTACACCCAGGTAAAGACCTTGGTCGAAGACTATGTAGCACCCTGGGGAGATGAAGTACGGGCGAAAGTTTTCGGCGCCAACGCCGTGTCATTTTATCGGTTGACTTAA
- a CDS encoding gluconokinase produces the protein MDCFVGVDIGTTNVKAIAMPADLSQILAHASAPLTTLNPEPGYAEQDPNEIWAAFVDVIAEVVREADKGGYTITHLAFCTAMHSLLPMDADGNPLSNAILWSDNRAEAQAAELRASKADLGKSIYQETGTPLHPMIPLCKLAWLREHDPRMLHRTAHFGSIKEFLWYKLTGAFEVDFSIATATGLFNEGAREWSKRALDYAGVRPDQLSTPVSTTYQRTYQPNANSRATNLPAGVSLLIGASDGCLANLGAGAIKRGTATLTIGTSGAIRQTVRKPLRDTQIRLFCYYLDEGHYAVGGPTNNGGNVLEWVSEKLTQQETKTVLDEAATIAPGSDGLLFLPYLQGERAPLWDASVRGAYLHVDWQHTRAHFVRAALEGVLFNLLSINELLTDFTGPARVIHANGGFAQSTLWVQMLADMAGVPVRLNASNESGSMGAILLTMKAIGLVKTLEEAAERVTFGQTFEPDLHRHKVYRTAFKKWQDALARL, from the coding sequence ATGGATTGTTTTGTTGGGGTTGATATCGGCACAACGAATGTAAAAGCGATAGCTATGCCTGCCGATCTGAGTCAGATTCTGGCCCATGCATCGGCCCCACTAACGACCCTGAATCCCGAGCCGGGTTATGCTGAGCAGGACCCTAACGAAATCTGGGCCGCTTTTGTCGACGTAATTGCCGAGGTAGTTCGGGAAGCAGACAAAGGGGGATATACTATTACTCATCTGGCATTCTGTACAGCCATGCACAGCCTTTTGCCGATGGATGCCGATGGGAACCCTCTGAGTAATGCCATTCTATGGTCCGACAATAGAGCCGAAGCGCAGGCGGCTGAACTTCGAGCGTCGAAGGCCGATTTAGGCAAGTCGATCTATCAGGAAACCGGAACGCCCCTGCATCCGATGATTCCGCTCTGCAAACTGGCCTGGCTACGCGAACATGATCCACGAATGCTCCATCGGACTGCGCACTTTGGCTCCATTAAAGAGTTTTTGTGGTATAAACTGACAGGCGCTTTCGAAGTCGATTTTTCGATTGCTACCGCTACAGGGCTGTTCAATGAAGGTGCCCGAGAGTGGAGTAAACGAGCCCTGGACTATGCCGGTGTGCGGCCCGACCAACTTTCGACACCTGTTTCAACGACCTACCAGCGAACTTACCAGCCAAATGCTAATTCTCGGGCTACCAATTTACCCGCCGGGGTTTCGCTGCTGATTGGCGCATCGGATGGGTGTCTGGCAAATCTGGGGGCTGGGGCTATTAAGCGGGGTACGGCTACGCTGACCATCGGTACGAGTGGAGCCATTCGCCAAACGGTTCGAAAACCCTTACGAGATACTCAAATTCGCCTGTTCTGTTATTATCTGGACGAGGGGCATTACGCCGTAGGCGGGCCGACCAATAATGGGGGTAATGTACTGGAATGGGTATCTGAAAAACTCACTCAACAGGAAACGAAAACCGTTCTGGACGAAGCTGCTACGATTGCTCCCGGTTCCGACGGTTTGCTGTTTCTCCCCTATCTACAAGGAGAGCGGGCTCCCTTATGGGACGCTTCGGTTCGAGGGGCCTACCTTCATGTCGACTGGCAGCATACGCGTGCGCATTTTGTGCGGGCGGCTCTGGAAGGCGTTTTATTCAACCTGCTTAGCATCAACGAACTGTTAACTGATTTTACCGGCCCGGCACGTGTCATTCACGCCAATGGCGGTTTCGCCCAGTCGACGCTTTGGGTGCAGATGCTGGCCGACATGGCGGGTGTCCCTGTTCGGCTGAATGCCAGTAATGAAAGTGGGTCGATGGGGGCTATTTTGCTGACCATGAAAGCCATCGGCCTCGTCAAAACATTGGAAGAAGCCGCCGAACGAGTTACTTTCGGCCAAACATTCGAACCGGATTTACATCGGCATAAAGTGTACCGGACAGCATTCAAAAAATGGCAGGATGCATTAGCCCGACTCTAA
- a CDS encoding GNAT family N-acetyltransferase codes for MFETDRLLLQKFTFEDAPFILQLLNTAAWLRFIGDRGVRTLDDACLYIRNGPLQSYEQHGFGPYLVRLKENEQPIGMCGLFKRDTLEDMDIGFAYLPEHVGKGYGLEAATAVMDFARNELNATRIVGVVDPQNANSIRLLEKLGLRFVRAIRLNGHEEESWLFASAK; via the coding sequence ATGTTCGAAACAGATCGGCTACTGCTTCAGAAGTTTACTTTCGAGGATGCTCCGTTTATTTTGCAGTTGCTGAATACAGCTGCCTGGCTCCGGTTTATCGGTGACCGTGGGGTACGGACGCTGGATGATGCCTGTCTATATATTCGGAATGGCCCTTTGCAGAGCTATGAACAGCATGGTTTTGGCCCCTATCTGGTCAGGCTGAAAGAGAACGAGCAGCCCATCGGGATGTGTGGCCTGTTCAAACGCGATACCCTGGAAGATATGGACATCGGATTCGCTTACCTGCCCGAACACGTTGGTAAAGGGTATGGTCTGGAAGCTGCCACTGCCGTGATGGATTTCGCCCGTAATGAGCTAAACGCAACGCGCATAGTGGGCGTAGTCGATCCGCAAAATGCCAATTCGATACGGCTGCTCGAAAAACTAGGGTTACGTTTCGTGCGTGCCATTCGTCTGAATGGGCATGAGGAGGAATCCTGGTTATTTGCCAGTGCAAAGTAA